The Pseudomonas sp. FP2309 genomic sequence ATGGCTCCCCCACTTAGTAGGAGCTGCTACATGAACAAAATCGTCCCCGACCCACCCCGTGAGCTCGTTGAGCGCGCCCTGCGCCATTACCTGCAACCGGCCTCGACGCCGACCTTCATCATCGACCCCGACCTCAGCTTCGAAGACGCACTCGCCCAGATCTGCGACCTGCTACGCTGCGCAGCCGCTACAGCGTCCGCCAGTAGCGATGATCGCCAGATGGCCGGCGCCACCGCGCATTTGATCGACATGGCCAAAACCCTGGCCGACCGCGCGCTGGATTGCCTGAAACCCAAGCCGACCCACGCCCCATAACCCTGTGAGAGCGGCTTGCCTGCCGGCCTAACGTTGACTGGCGGGCAAGCCTCA encodes the following:
- a CDS encoding DUF3077 domain-containing protein, whose protein sequence is MNKIVPDPPRELVERALRHYLQPASTPTFIIDPDLSFEDALAQICDLLRCAAATASASSDDRQMAGATAHLIDMAKTLADRALDCLKPKPTHAP